ACCGCATGGATCGAGTCGACGTCCGAGGGGCTCAGCCGGTTCTCATGCGCCAGGCGGATGGGTTTCGAACGCAGGACGTCGTACTTCTCCTGCGGCTGGTGGTGCACGAAGTGCGCGAGATCGGCCGACTGGCCCTGCGCGCCGAGGAGGCGCTGCGTCTGGGGCAGGAGCTCGAGCAGGGTGCGGTCGTGGGCGCCAGCCTCGGTGCGCCAGCCGAGCGTCCCTCGGGTCTGGTTGTTGTCCCACGCGAGCACGCCGGCGCCGCCGTACTGGGCGAAGACCGCCGACAGCAGCACGGTGGCCGGGGTCTTCCCCGCGCCGCCCTTGCCGTTCACGACCGCCACGGTCCGGGGGCCGGGCCAGTGGCGACTCACCTCGTGCTCGTCATCGCGCATGGCGCGTTCGCGAGCGTTCGGGCCGATCGAGAAGCCGACCTTGTTGAGGAAACCGCGTCCGCCGCGACGGGCGGGCTCCTCGCGGCGCTCCTCCTGCAGGAACGAGCGTCGTTCGATGCCCTGCTCCCGCTGCTCGCGGCGCGAAGGCGGCGCGACCGGCGACGGAGCGAGGGGCTGCGCCGGTGACATGGATGGCGTGGCCGGGGTCGACGGCAGCGCCGGAGCCGGTGACAGAGACGGCGCGGCGGGCACGGACGGGCTCGTGGGGACGCCCGTGATCGGCACCGGAGGCGCCGCAGGGGCTGCGGGGGTCTGCTGCGCAGGCGCGACCGGCGGCGCCGGCCACGACGGAGCTGTCGGAACGCTCGGAGTGGCGGGGGAGACCGGAGATGCAGGCGCAGCGGCATCGCGCCGGACCGCGGTCGGGGCGGTCTGAGCGGTCGGCGTGGTCTGCGGGGTCGGGACGGCGGGCGCGGACGAGGTCGGGGTCGCGGCCGGTGTTACCGGTGCGGCCGCCGGTGCCGCAGTGGGAGCCGGTGCAGCAGCAGTCGCCGGTGCAGCAGCGGGAGTCGAAACGGCAGCCGCCGCAGCGGCGGCCTCCGCCCGCGTGGCGGGTGCTGCCGTCGCCGGAGTGGCCGCGGTGCTCGCCGCTCTCG
This genomic interval from Microbacterium hydrocarbonoxydans contains the following:
- a CDS encoding MinD/ParA family ATP-binding protein; its protein translation is MSPAQPLAPSPVAPPSRREQREQGIERRSFLQEERREEPARRGGRGFLNKVGFSIGPNARERAMRDDEHEVSRHWPGPRTVAVVNGKGGAGKTPATVLLSAVFAQYGGAGVLAWDNNQTRGTLGWRTEAGAHDRTLLELLPQTQRLLGAQGQSADLAHFVHHQPQEKYDVLRSKPIRLAHENRLSPSDVDSIHAVAAKFYRLIIIDSGNDESDPMWLRMIDLADQIVVATTTRDDHAEAGALLLEALEDRDERSARLARDSVVVVSQADPKASSADVAEVVAGYQPLAREVVSIPFDREMVDGHLRLRGLAAPTQQAWLSAAAAVARGF